The DNA sequence AACCACAATACATTAAATGTTCAATCAATGACCATTTTGTGTCCCGAATAGCAGTTCCCTTTGCTTCTTTTTATGCAAATCACATTAAAGAAGATGTAATGATTAATGCTCTTCAGCATGTGTTGAATGATTTTCCCATTTTTGCAGGCGTTTTAATTAAAAAAGAGGGCGAGTTGTACATTGATTGCAATAACCAAGGTGTATCTTTAAGTGTGGTTCATGATAGGGGATCCTTGCTAAAACAGCTCTCTTGGTTAGAAAAATTAAAGCTTTCAACATTTATAGAGCCTATCCATCCTTCTAAAGCCATAAAAAAACAAATGCCTGTTCTTACAATTAAGTTGAGTTATTTTTGTGATGGAATGGCTATTGGCTACTGTTGTCATCATAGTATTGCGGATATGTCTACCTTTATGGCCTTTTTAAAGGCATTCTCTTTTTGTGTTCAAGAAAAAAGCTATTTAAAGCCACATATTGTGCCAGATCGTGAAGGCTATTTACATGATTGCTTTAATAAATTTAAAGAAAAAATCTACTTCCCATCTTGTTTGAAGCGATTAAATATTAGAGATATCTTGAGTTTTGTTAAACAGTTCTGTAGCTCCAAGAGAGGTGCTTATTTTTATTTTACGCAAGATGAAATGAATTCTTTAAGATCTGCTTTAAGTGCAGCTGTAAAGCAAAAATTATCTCACAATGATGTTTTGTGTGCCCACCTATTACATGTGATAGGTCAATGCAGAAAAGATAAAAATCTCGTTCATAACGCGTCTATTGTAACCAATATCCGTTCGTTGTTGGAGATGCCGTCAAATACATTGGGCAATTATTGCGGTACTGTGTGGATACAAAACTCAAAGCAATCAACGCCTGAAGCTTTGGCATGCGCTGTTCACGTAAATGTTAAGAAGTATTTTCCTAGTAATCCAGCCGGTATCCAGGACTTTATTCAAACACATGGCGGTATGAAAAATATTTTGAAATGTGTGCCTTTTGAGTTTTTACCATCTTTTAAAAATCTTATCATCTCAAATTGCGCCTATTATAATACTTATTCTATAGACTTTGGGATGAAAGCTCCTTATTTGTTATTACCTCTTGGTATACTTCCAAGACCAGATAGAGCAAGTCCGTGGGTTTCTGTCATGGTTAAAGGATTTCATAATAGAGGCGTACTAGTTGCCCTGGTACTTCCCTCTTCAATCATGAAAAGGCTTACAACACCTGCTAGCCTTGAAAAAATCCATCAATACCGCACTCAAATAAGCAGGGAAGATGCAGCAATATTAGAACAATTTTCTTGGTGTAAATAAAGATGATGACTAAACAGTTTTTAATTTTATTGGTAATTTTTGCATCCTCTCTTTTTGGATCGCACTGGAATGAGGAGCAAGTAGTGGATTATGTCCATTATTCTGAGCTTCAAAGACGCTCATCATGGCATTTACTTTCCCAAGTAAAATTTAGGGGAAATGAGAAAGTGCTTGATGTGGGCTGTGGAGACGGAAGAAATAGTGCTTGGATAGCATGGCTTGTGCGTGAGGGTAGTGTTGTTGGCATTGATCCATCAAATGCTATGATAGCTTGGGCCAAAAAACAGTATCACCCCTTTGAATTTCCCAATCTTGTTTTTATAGACGGAGATGCCAATAGGCTACCCGAGGGTACATTTGATATAATTACTACTTTTTTTAGCCTTCACGTTGTTAAAGAGAGGCAATCTGCAATTCAGGGCTTTTTTGATCAGCTTTCTGATGGAGGATATGTTTTTGCAGTGATTCCTCCTGCAGCAAATAATCCAGAATTTGCAGATGCTGTTCGTGAAACAATGCAGGATCCTTGCTGGCAGCCCTATTTCAAAGATTTTCAGTCGACTTTTCGATTTGAGGATTTAGAAAGCTATATTAATTATTTTAATAGAGCAGGTTTTTCGATTCTCTATGCAAGAGATATTCCTTCTGTTGACCCATTTAGTACTCGCAATGAAGCAATTAACTGGTTTAAAGGTACGTGGCCACATGTTCACTATATCCCTAAGGGTTTGCAAGAGGTGTTTATTGGTGATATGATAGATCGCTATATTCAAAAGAGGTCAGAAGCCCTTTCAAAAGAGGGTGTTCTCTATTTCTATTGGGGACATTACGAAATTATTGCAAAGAAATAGAGCTCCACACGGCTTCTCGCTCTTGTCCTGTGATGATAAAAAATTCGTCAGGAGTTTCGTTGAAGCCGATATATACTTGTGCATCGGGTATGAAGGCATTGAAGTGTTTGTATATCACACACGTGCTTCCATCATTTAGAGAGATATCTTTTTTATAGATAGGTTCTAGTTCATAAATAGTAAAGATCTCCCCATTTTCATCTAGGAACGTTATTGGAATGGTATCCGTATCAGTAAAATAAACTCCAGAAGTGCTGGATATGCTCAAGGGATGTGGTCCATAATCGATTAACATAGCCTTGACAGACTCTTTCCTGTCATGATTGTAGAGAAGAAATTTATGCTCGCGCTTGAAGTAGTAGTATGAG is a window from the Chlamydiales bacterium genome containing:
- a CDS encoding acyltransferase codes for the protein MKTIFIKAHLHQPQYIKCSINDHFVSRIAVPFASFYANHIKEDVMINALQHVLNDFPIFAGVLIKKEGELYIDCNNQGVSLSVVHDRGSLLKQLSWLEKLKLSTFIEPIHPSKAIKKQMPVLTIKLSYFCDGMAIGYCCHHSIADMSTFMAFLKAFSFCVQEKSYLKPHIVPDREGYLHDCFNKFKEKIYFPSCLKRLNIRDILSFVKQFCSSKRGAYFYFTQDEMNSLRSALSAAVKQKLSHNDVLCAHLLHVIGQCRKDKNLVHNASIVTNIRSLLEMPSNTLGNYCGTVWIQNSKQSTPEALACAVHVNVKKYFPSNPAGIQDFIQTHGGMKNILKCVPFEFLPSFKNLIISNCAYYNTYSIDFGMKAPYLLLPLGILPRPDRASPWVSVMVKGFHNRGVLVALVLPSSIMKRLTTPASLEKIHQYRTQISREDAAILEQFSWCK
- a CDS encoding methyltransferase domain-containing protein; this translates as MMTKQFLILLVIFASSLFGSHWNEEQVVDYVHYSELQRRSSWHLLSQVKFRGNEKVLDVGCGDGRNSAWIAWLVREGSVVGIDPSNAMIAWAKKQYHPFEFPNLVFIDGDANRLPEGTFDIITTFFSLHVVKERQSAIQGFFDQLSDGGYVFAVIPPAANNPEFADAVRETMQDPCWQPYFKDFQSTFRFEDLESYINYFNRAGFSILYARDIPSVDPFSTRNEAINWFKGTWPHVHYIPKGLQEVFIGDMIDRYIQKRSEALSKEGVLYFYWGHYEIIAKK